One Cucumis sativus cultivar 9930 chromosome 1, Cucumber_9930_V3, whole genome shotgun sequence DNA segment encodes these proteins:
- the LOC101221753 gene encoding uncharacterized protein At3g17950 — MRTKLRIIKRKGKKKREKGCTNNHFKSPFQFFTSLSLSFDSFSLSSSSSSSSSSSSSSSSSVFISHSNFTLSFSIQRERKEMLNPANDLLPPPSSPTNSSISSSDLDTESTGSFFHDRSTSLGTLMGVSFPAITFRVPSQNRDQHTAATVTAGGGSRKSKKTKRKTTMAPALVADRKRRWWRLCRDDGVKPASLGEFLEVERRFGDGAFYGNAVDLEGVVAADQQRNGRSLFADGRVLPPAQTEEDTSGAATLCRFSVSLTGICSGGAG; from the exons atgaggacaaaattgagaataataaaaaggaagggtaagaagaaaagagaaaaaggctGCACTAACAATCATTTCAAATCcccatttcaatttttcacctctctttctctctccttcgATTCCTTCTCtctatcatcatcatcttcttcttcttcttcttcttcttcctcttcctcttcctctgtttttatttctcattcGAATTTCACTCTCAGCTTCTCTATTCAGAGAGAGCGAAAAGAGATGTTGAATCCGGCCAACGATCTGTTACCGCCGCCGTCTTCTcccaccaattcatccattTCCTCCTCCGATCTCGACACTGAG TCTACGGGTTCGTTCTTCCATGACCGGAGTACGAGCTTAGGGACTCTAATGGGGGTCAGCTTCCCGGCGATTACTTTCCGAGTCCCTTCCCAGAACAGAGATCAACACACCGCCGCAACGGTCACCGCAGGCGGAGGTTCTCGTAAGAGTAAGAAGACAAAGAGGAAAACGACGATGGCACCGGCGCTGGTTGCAGATCGGAAACGGCGGTGGTGGAGACTATGTAGGGATGACGGCGTCAAGCCGGCGTCTTTAGGCGAGTTTCTTGAAGTGGAACGGAGATTTGGGGATGGTGCCTTCTACGGCAACGCGGTGGATCTGGAAGGCGTGGTTGCGGCGGATCAACAGAGGAATGGTCGTTCTTTATTCGCCGATGGAAGAGTTCTTCCACCCGCGCAAACGGAGGAAGACACGTCGGGGGCCGCCACTTTATGCCGATTTTCTGTATCACTGACCGGAATTTGTAGCGGCGGTGCCGGTTAA
- the LOC101221521 gene encoding putative nuclease HARBI1 isoform X1, with translation MESSDDEKDGTYGKYVPREPSHNLVSNGAKFVDEVLNGQNERCLDHFRMDKHVFYKLCDILQAKGLLRHTNRIKIEEQLAIFMFIIGHNLRTRAVQELFRYSGETISRHFNNVLNAIMAISLDFFQPPGSNVPPPEILEDPRFYPYFKDCVGVIDGIHIPVMVGVDEQGPFRNKNGQLSQIVLAACSFDLKFHYVLAGWEGSASDLQVLNSALTRRNKLHVPEGKYYLVDQKYMNMPGFVAPYHDITYQSKEYPGGYHPQDAKELFNLRHSLLRNATERTFEALKARFPILLSAPPYPLQTQVKLVVATCAIHNYIRRENPDDWFFRLYEQDHVPHMEDSLPQLEAEQLTANIETPIVDVAFETEELEITSQLRDSIAAEIWSDYINDISPM, from the exons atGGAGAGTTCTGATGATGAAAAGGATGGAACTTATGGGAAATATGTTCCAAGAGAACCGAGTCATAATCTAGTGTCTAATGGTGCAAAATTTGTAGATGAAGTACTCAATGGACAAAATGAACGTTGTTTAGATCATTTCCGCATGGACAAGCACGTATTCTATAAGTTGTGTGATATTTTGCAAGCCAAAGGCTTACTGCGTCATACAAACCGGATTAAGATTGAAGAGCAACTAGCCATATTCATGTTTATTATTGGTCACAATCTTAGGACACGAGCAGTTCAAGAGTTATTCAGATATTCAGGAGAAACAATAAGCCGCCATTTTAACAATGTATTGAATGCAATTATGGCAATATCATTGGACTTCTTTCAACCTCCAGGATCCAATGTTCCTCCTCCAGAAATTTTAGAAGATCCAAGATTCTATCCCTACTTTAAG GATTGTGTGGGGGTAATTGATGGCATACACATACCTGTGATGGTTGGTGTTGATGAGCAAGGACCTTTTCGTAATAAGAATGGACAACTCTCTCAAATTGTTTTGGCAGCATGCTCATTTGACCTCAAGTTCCATTATGTTCTAGCAGGATGGGAAGGATCGGCATCCGATTTGCAGGTTCTGAATTCAGCACTTACTAGGAGAAACAAACTACATGTTCCTGAAG GTAAATACTACCTTGTGGACCAAAAATATATGAACATGCCTGGTTTTGTTGCCCCCTATCATGATATCACCTATCAATCAAAGGAATATCCTGGTGGTTATCATCCGCAAGATGCCAAAGAGCTATTTAATCTACGACATTCGTTGTTGCGCAATGCAACCGAAAGAACTTTTGAAGCTCTAAAGGCGCGCTTCCCCATACTATTGTCAGCTCCTCCTTACCCGTTACAGACACAAGTTAAATTGGTCGTTGCGACATGTGCGATTCACAATTACATTCGAAGGGAGAACCCCGATGATTGGTTCTTTAGATTATATGAACAAGATCATGTTCCACATATGGAGGACTCATTGCCTCAATTGGAAGCAGAACAGCTGACAGCAAATATTGAAACTCCAATTGTGGACGTTGCTTTTGAGACAGAAGAATTAGAAATTACATCACAGCTGCGAGATAGTATTGCAGCTGAAATATGGAGTGACTACATTAATGATATATCACCCATGTAA
- the LOC101221521 gene encoding uncharacterized protein LOC101221521 isoform X2: MESSDDEKDGTYGKYVPREPSHNLVSNGAKFVDEVLNGQNERCLDHFRMDKHVFYKLCDILQAKGLLRHTNRIKIEEQLAIFMFIIGHNLRTRAVQELFRYSGETISRHFNNVLNAIMAISLDFFQPPGSNVPPPEILEDPRFYPYFKDCVGVIDGIHIPVMVGVDEQGPFRNKNGQLSQIVLAACSFDLKFHYVLAGWEGSASDLQVLNSALTRRNKLHVPEGKSNSRELLLRKHYQATGVTCKSNHVFLRSRAVFFSTFVSFLLLHSFGFHLKAPQNSIPPVVCFRSVDNVCHGGVPLRWGGASKRLDLCTCFFESNSSNTSFEVIFFFFF; this comes from the exons atGGAGAGTTCTGATGATGAAAAGGATGGAACTTATGGGAAATATGTTCCAAGAGAACCGAGTCATAATCTAGTGTCTAATGGTGCAAAATTTGTAGATGAAGTACTCAATGGACAAAATGAACGTTGTTTAGATCATTTCCGCATGGACAAGCACGTATTCTATAAGTTGTGTGATATTTTGCAAGCCAAAGGCTTACTGCGTCATACAAACCGGATTAAGATTGAAGAGCAACTAGCCATATTCATGTTTATTATTGGTCACAATCTTAGGACACGAGCAGTTCAAGAGTTATTCAGATATTCAGGAGAAACAATAAGCCGCCATTTTAACAATGTATTGAATGCAATTATGGCAATATCATTGGACTTCTTTCAACCTCCAGGATCCAATGTTCCTCCTCCAGAAATTTTAGAAGATCCAAGATTCTATCCCTACTTTAAG GATTGTGTGGGGGTAATTGATGGCATACACATACCTGTGATGGTTGGTGTTGATGAGCAAGGACCTTTTCGTAATAAGAATGGACAACTCTCTCAAATTGTTTTGGCAGCATGCTCATTTGACCTCAAGTTCCATTATGTTCTAGCAGGATGGGAAGGATCGGCATCCGATTTGCAGGTTCTGAATTCAGCACTTACTAGGAGAAACAAACTACATGTTCCTGAAG GAAAGTCCAATTCTCGAGAACTGCTGCTAAGGAAGCACTACCAG GCAACTGGCGTTACTTGCAAGAGCAACCATGTCTTTCTCAGATCACGAGCTGTATTCTTCTctacttttgtttcttttctactGCTACATTCATTTGGCTTCCATCTGAAAGCACCCCAAAATTCCATACCTCCTGTAGTTTGCTTTCGATCTGTTGACAATGTGTGTCATGGTGGTGTACCTCTCAGATGGGGTGGGGCTTCAAAACGGTTGGATCTATGTACTTGTTTTTTTGAATCAAATAGTTCAAACACATcatttgaagtaatttttttttttttcttttag
- the LOC101221283 gene encoding vacuolar protein sorting-associated protein 26C, with amino-acid sequence MPVVELKLSRTNRIYRPSEHLQGQIIVNSRSSISHSGIRLALNGSVNLQVRGGSAGVIESVYGVIKPISIVNRSILVSPSGKLASGTNEIPFSVILRQPNENLGKYYETFHGTDINIQYLVTVDISRGYLHKSLSATMEFIVESDTADFLERPLSSEMVIFYITQDTQRHPLLPELRSGGFRVTGKMSTLCSLSDPLTGELIVETSAVPINSIDIHLCRVESVILGERIITETSVIQTTQIADGDVCRNITLPIYVILPRLLTCPTVFAGPFSIEFKVYIVITFQSELSKLHPKTDPRTPRLWLAIESLPMELLRCRSDD; translated from the exons ATGCCGGTGGTAGAGCTCAAGCTTTCTCGAACTAATCGTATCTACCGGCCTTCT GAACATCTTCAAGGCCAAATCATTGTCAATTCTCGCTCCTCGATTTCCCATTCTGGAATTCGCCTTGCTCTCAATGGATCCGTCAATTTGCAG GTTCGTGGAGGATCTGCAGGTGTTATTGAGTCGGTTTACGGTGTTATCAAGCCTATTTCGATAGT GAATAGGAGCATTTTGGTTAGCCCATCTGGAAAGCTTGCTTCAGGTACAAACGAG ATTCCATTTTCCGTAATCCTGAGACAGCCAAACGAAAACTTGGGAAAATATTACGAGACTTTTCATGGAACTGACATTAACATTCAG TATTTAGTAACTGTAGATATAAGCAGAGGGTACCTACACAAGTCATTATCTGCCACGATGGAGTTTATAGTTGAAAGTGATACAG CTGATTTCCTTGAGCGGCCGCTGTCCTCTGAGATGGTCATCTTTTACATCACTCAGGATACACAAAGGCATCCACTACTTCCTGAACTAAGATCAg GTGGCTTTCGAGTTACTGGGAAAATGTCAACTCTGTGCTCTCTTTCAGACCCCCTCACTGGTGAATTAATCGTTGAAACATCTGCAGTCCCCATTAATTCAATTGACATTCACTTGTGTCGCGTCGAATCTGTTATTCTTGGAGAGAGAATCATAACTGAAACATCTGTGATCCAAACTACCCAA ATAGCAGACGGAGATGTATGTCGCAACATTACTCTGCCTATTTATGTTATACTACCCCGCCTTTTGACTTGCCCAACAGTCTTTGCTGG TCcattttcaattgaatttaaaGTCTACATCGTTATAACCTTTCAATCAGAGCTATCAAAGTTACATCCCAAGACTGATCCAAGAACTCCAAGGCTATGG CTTGCAATTGAATCTCTACCCATGGAGCTTCTTCGATGTCGGTCAGACGATTAG